One window of the Camarhynchus parvulus chromosome 2, STF_HiC, whole genome shotgun sequence genome contains the following:
- the RNF139 gene encoding E3 ubiquitin-protein ligase RNF139 isoform X2, with amino-acid sequence MAAPGPPRLPQLRLGPRLRAGLEVALRVPSLFLIDAIFNSAPLPGGSVSAALLGALLRLLGVFVSSVVLVLQQRALFKFYMIASAFLLAATSVLVNYYAALHINFYSAYNTAAFGIQIFPHKGPSLWMALSILQLTFGIGYVTLLNMQSIYSQLIILDILIPVIGLVVELPLNVRQVLVFISGLVLTLNTTAILATKIKWFYYSVRYVYLLVRHMYRIYGLQLLMEDTWKRIRFPAVLRVFWLTRLTAQAVVLTYVVKMAENNTEEKFFLISWDNCWELICSLIISGCDSTLTVLGMSAVISSIAHYLGLGILAFIGSTDEDDKRLGFVAPVLFFILALQTGLSGLKPEERLVRLSRNMCLLLTAVLHFIHGMTDPVLMSLSASHVSSFRRHFPVLFVSACLFILPVLLSYILWHHYALNTWLFAVTAFCVELCLKVIVSITVYILFMIDGYYNVLWEKLDDYVYYVRSTGNIIEFIFGVIMFGNGAYTMVFESGSKIRACMMCLHAYFNIYLQAKNGWKTFINRRTAVKKINSLPEVKGARLQEIDDVCAICYHEFTTSARITPCNHYFHALCLRKWLYIQDTCPMCHQKVYIEDKENASISNNNGFVAPNENPVRVAEEAADAENELNEDNDSSDSDEEDGDCVAQHLNETLNVDSNSLGD; translated from the coding sequence GTGTCTTTGTATCCAGCGTTGTTCTGGTCTTACAACAGCGAGCACTTTTCAAGTTCTACATGATCGCCTCAGCATTTCTGCTAGCTGCAACTTCAGTGTTGGTGAATTACTATGCTGCTTTGCACATAAACTTCTACAGTGCCTACAACACAGCTGCGTTTGGAATTCAGATTTTCCCACATAAAGGACCTTCACTATGGATGGCACTTTCCATCCTTCAGCTTACCTTTGGAATTGGATATGTTACCTTGTTAAACATGCAGTCCATATACTCTCAACTCATCATCCTGGATATACTGATTCCTGTAATTGGCTTGGTTGTTGAATTACCTTTAAATGTCCGGCAAGtacttgtttttatttcaggccTAGTTCTGACACTAAATACCACAGCCATTTTAGCTACAAAAATTAAGTGGTTTTATTATTCGGTACGATACGTTTATCTGCTGGTGAGGCACATGTATCGTATTTATGGATTACAGCTCTTGATGGAAGACACATGGAAAAGGATCCGGTTTCCAGCTGTACTCCGTGTCTTTTGGCTAACAAGACTTACAGCACAAGCTGTGGTATTAACTTATGTAGTAAAGATGGctgaaaacaacacagaagaaaaattcttcttGATATCTTGGGATAATTGTTGGGAACTGATCTGCAGCCTGATCATAAGTGGGTGTGACTCTACTTTAACTGTATTGGGCATGAGTGCCGTCATTTCCTCAATAGCGCATTATTTGGGACTTGGTATCCTGGCCTTCATTGGGTCAACTGATGAGGATGACAAAAGGCTTGGGTTTGTAGCACCCgtcttgtttttcattttggctCTGCAGACTGGTTTAAGTGGACTGAAACCAGAGGAACGATTAGTTCGCCTGAGTCGAAACATGTGCCTTTTGTTGACCGCAGTCCTGCATTTTATCCATGGAATGACAGACCCCGTGCTGATGTCTCTCAGTGCCTCCCACGTGTCATCGTTCCGCAGACACTTTCCTGTACTGTTTGTCTCCGCTTGCCTTTTCATTCTTCCAGTTCTGCTCAGTTACATCCTCTGGCACCACTATGCACTAAATACTTGGCTTTTTGCAGTCACAGCGTTCTGTGTAGAGCTTTGCCTAAAAGTAATAGTTTCTATCACTGTTTATATATTGTTTATGATTGATGGCTACTATAATGTGCTATGGGAAAAACTTGATGATTATGTCTATTATGTTCGCTCAACTGGCAATATTATTGAGTTTATATTTGGAGTAATCATGTTTGGAAATGGAGCTTACACAATGGTTTTTGAATCGGGAAGCAAGATTCGTGCTTGCATGATGTGTCTGCACGCGTACTTCAACATCTACCTGCAAGCCAAGAATGGCTGGAAGACTTTTATAAACCGCCGcactgctgtgaagaaaatcaaCTCGCTTCCAGAGGTGAAAGGAGCTCGGTTACAGGAAATTGATGATGTCTGTGCAATCTGCTACCACGAGTTCACCACCTCTGCACGCATTACTCCGTGCAACCATTATTTCCATGCACTTTGTCTTCGGAAGTGGCTGTACATTCAGGACACGTGCCCGATGTGCCATCAGAAAGTGTATATTGAGGACAAAGAAAATGCCAGTATCTCTAACAACAACGGGTTTGTAGCACCAAATGAAAATCCTGTACGGGTTGCAGAAGAAGCTGCTGATGctgaaaatgaattaaatgaaGATAATGACAGTTCTGATAGTGATGAGGAAGATGGCGACTGCGTGGCACAGCACTTGAATGAGACTCTTAATGTTGACTCTAACTCTCTTGGTGATTAG
- the RNF139 gene encoding E3 ubiquitin-protein ligase RNF139 isoform X1, with amino-acid sequence MIASAFLLAATSVLVNYYAALHINFYSAYNTAAFGIQIFPHKGPSLWMALSILQLTFGIGYVTLLNMQSIYSQLIILDILIPVIGLVVELPLNVRQVLVFISGLVLTLNTTAILATKIKWFYYSVRYVYLLVRHMYRIYGLQLLMEDTWKRIRFPAVLRVFWLTRLTAQAVVLTYVVKMAENNTEEKFFLISWDNCWELICSLIISGCDSTLTVLGMSAVISSIAHYLGLGILAFIGSTDEDDKRLGFVAPVLFFILALQTGLSGLKPEERLVRLSRNMCLLLTAVLHFIHGMTDPVLMSLSASHVSSFRRHFPVLFVSACLFILPVLLSYILWHHYALNTWLFAVTAFCVELCLKVIVSITVYILFMIDGYYNVLWEKLDDYVYYVRSTGNIIEFIFGVIMFGNGAYTMVFESGSKIRACMMCLHAYFNIYLQAKNGWKTFINRRTAVKKINSLPEVKGARLQEIDDVCAICYHEFTTSARITPCNHYFHALCLRKWLYIQDTCPMCHQKVYIEDKENASISNNNGFVAPNENPVRVAEEAADAENELNEDNDSSDSDEEDGDCVAQHLNETLNVDSNSLGD; translated from the coding sequence ATGATCGCCTCAGCATTTCTGCTAGCTGCAACTTCAGTGTTGGTGAATTACTATGCTGCTTTGCACATAAACTTCTACAGTGCCTACAACACAGCTGCGTTTGGAATTCAGATTTTCCCACATAAAGGACCTTCACTATGGATGGCACTTTCCATCCTTCAGCTTACCTTTGGAATTGGATATGTTACCTTGTTAAACATGCAGTCCATATACTCTCAACTCATCATCCTGGATATACTGATTCCTGTAATTGGCTTGGTTGTTGAATTACCTTTAAATGTCCGGCAAGtacttgtttttatttcaggccTAGTTCTGACACTAAATACCACAGCCATTTTAGCTACAAAAATTAAGTGGTTTTATTATTCGGTACGATACGTTTATCTGCTGGTGAGGCACATGTATCGTATTTATGGATTACAGCTCTTGATGGAAGACACATGGAAAAGGATCCGGTTTCCAGCTGTACTCCGTGTCTTTTGGCTAACAAGACTTACAGCACAAGCTGTGGTATTAACTTATGTAGTAAAGATGGctgaaaacaacacagaagaaaaattcttcttGATATCTTGGGATAATTGTTGGGAACTGATCTGCAGCCTGATCATAAGTGGGTGTGACTCTACTTTAACTGTATTGGGCATGAGTGCCGTCATTTCCTCAATAGCGCATTATTTGGGACTTGGTATCCTGGCCTTCATTGGGTCAACTGATGAGGATGACAAAAGGCTTGGGTTTGTAGCACCCgtcttgtttttcattttggctCTGCAGACTGGTTTAAGTGGACTGAAACCAGAGGAACGATTAGTTCGCCTGAGTCGAAACATGTGCCTTTTGTTGACCGCAGTCCTGCATTTTATCCATGGAATGACAGACCCCGTGCTGATGTCTCTCAGTGCCTCCCACGTGTCATCGTTCCGCAGACACTTTCCTGTACTGTTTGTCTCCGCTTGCCTTTTCATTCTTCCAGTTCTGCTCAGTTACATCCTCTGGCACCACTATGCACTAAATACTTGGCTTTTTGCAGTCACAGCGTTCTGTGTAGAGCTTTGCCTAAAAGTAATAGTTTCTATCACTGTTTATATATTGTTTATGATTGATGGCTACTATAATGTGCTATGGGAAAAACTTGATGATTATGTCTATTATGTTCGCTCAACTGGCAATATTATTGAGTTTATATTTGGAGTAATCATGTTTGGAAATGGAGCTTACACAATGGTTTTTGAATCGGGAAGCAAGATTCGTGCTTGCATGATGTGTCTGCACGCGTACTTCAACATCTACCTGCAAGCCAAGAATGGCTGGAAGACTTTTATAAACCGCCGcactgctgtgaagaaaatcaaCTCGCTTCCAGAGGTGAAAGGAGCTCGGTTACAGGAAATTGATGATGTCTGTGCAATCTGCTACCACGAGTTCACCACCTCTGCACGCATTACTCCGTGCAACCATTATTTCCATGCACTTTGTCTTCGGAAGTGGCTGTACATTCAGGACACGTGCCCGATGTGCCATCAGAAAGTGTATATTGAGGACAAAGAAAATGCCAGTATCTCTAACAACAACGGGTTTGTAGCACCAAATGAAAATCCTGTACGGGTTGCAGAAGAAGCTGCTGATGctgaaaatgaattaaatgaaGATAATGACAGTTCTGATAGTGATGAGGAAGATGGCGACTGCGTGGCACAGCACTTGAATGAGACTCTTAATGTTGACTCTAACTCTCTTGGTGATTAG